Proteins from one Mercurialis annua linkage group LG7, ddMerAnnu1.2, whole genome shotgun sequence genomic window:
- the LOC126655624 gene encoding patatin-like protein 1, with protein MNSKSHTLSDEINPSTFGERITVLSIDGGGIRGIIPATILTFLESKLQELDGEHVRIADYFDVIAGTSTGGLMSTMLTAPDEHKRPLYKAKDLVPFYLKHCPRIFPQSYEIIMQMKSLIGPKYDGKYLRKLIRNILGNRRLHETVTRLVIPTFDIQLLQPVVFSTFEAEIDDSKDGLLSDICISTSSAPTFFPAYYFQIKDSEGNYRDFHLVDGGITANNPALLAMKPTGTVFPDPDTLPAQALHYGKYLVISLGTGTSKLKKKYSAKSAQKWGILSWIYKERQSPLVDAFTHAIDDMVELHMSLIFKTNKCEHNYLRIQDDTLSGDASSMDKATPKNMDELVKVGERILQKPVSRFNIDTGIFDPVQDEGTNEEALVRFAKLLSEERKLRRQKLFRSQKSNIYI; from the exons ATGAATTCGAAGTCTCATACTCTTAGCGATGAAATTAACCCATCAACATTTGGTGAGAGAATTACGGTTTTAAGTATCGATGGCGGAGGCATTCGAGGAATTATTCCGGCGACCATCTTGACTTTTCTCGAATCCAAATTACAG GAGCTTGATGGAGAACATGTAAGAATTGCAGATTACTTTGATGTAATAGCAGGAACTAGCACTGGAGGTTTAATGTCAACCATGTTAACTGCTCCTGATGAACATAAGCGTCCTCTTTACAAAGCCAAAGATTTGGTTCCTTTCTATCTTAAGCACTGCCCTAGAATATTTCCCCAATCCTA TGAAATAATAATGCAAATGAAATCTTTAATCGGACCCAAGTACGACGGAAAGTATCTAAGGAAGTTAATTCGCAACATACTCGGAAATCGAAGACTTCATGAGACCGTAACTCGTCTTGTTATTCCTACATTTGACATCCAGTTACTCCAACCTGTAGTCTTCTCAACTTTTGAG GCAGAAATTGATGATTCAAAAGATGGATTGTTATCTGACATTTGTATCAGCACTTCTTCAGCTCCAACTTTCTTTCCAGCTTATTATTTTCAGATCAAAGATTCTGAAGGAAACTATAGGGACTTCCACCTTGTTGATGGGGGCATAACTGCAAATAACCCT GCGTTGCTGGCTATGAAACCAACCGGAACAGTGTTTCCCGATCCCGACACATTGCCGGCGCAAGCTCTTCATTATGGAAAATATTTGGTGATATCTCTAGGCACAGGAACttcaaaattgaagaaaaaatacAGTGCGAAATCTGCTCAGAAATGGGGAATTTTAAGCTGGATTTACAAAGAAAGACAATCTCCATTGGTTGATGCTTTTACACATGCTATTGACGACATGGTTGAACTTCACATGTCCTTGATTTTTAAGACCAACAAATGTGAGCATAACTACCTTCGTATTCAG GATGATACATTGAGTGGCGATGCATCGTCAATGGATAAAGCAACCCCAAAGAATATGGATGAACTTGTAAAAGTGGGTGAAAGAATTTTGCAGAAACCAGTTTCAAGGTTTAACATAGACACTGGCATTTTTGATCCAGTTCAAGATGAAGGCACCAATGAAGAAGCCCTTGTTAg GTTTGCAAAATTATTATCAGAAGAAAGGAAACTCCGCAGGCAGAAACTTTTTAGGAGTCAAAAATCCAACATCTATATTTAG
- the LOC126656301 gene encoding patatin-like protein 2 → MNSSHSLSDELNPSTYGEKITVLSIDGGGIRGIIPATILSFLESKLQELDGEDARIADYFDVIAGTSTGGLIAAMLTAPDDNQTKRRPLYMAKNIVPFYLKHCPKIFPQSYGMIMRIKALLGPKYDGKYFRKLIRTILGDRRLHETVTRVVIPTFDIHLLQPAVFSTFEAEIDSSKDALLSDVCISTSSAPTYFPAYQFKTKNSQGNDREFHLIDGGIAANNPALLAMKPTGTVFPGDPASLPEQTLDYEKYMVLSLGTGTSKIEKKYNAKMAAKWGILGWLYKEGKSPLVDAFTCASSDMVDLHMSLIFRSIRCDRNYLRIQDDTLSGDTSSTDKATQKNLEDLVKIGERILKKPVSSVNKDSGIFEPVENEGTNEEALIRFARILSEERKLRKRNLNVTSNSRLTHVN, encoded by the exons atgaactcatcACATAGCCTGAGTGATGAACTTAACCCATCAACCTACGGTGAAAAAATCACTGTCCTGAGTATTGATGGTGGTGGCATCAGAGGAATAATTCCTGCAACTATTCTCAGTTTCCTAGAATCCAAATTACAa GAATTGGACGGAGAAGATGCTCGAATCGCAGATTATTTCGATGTAATCGCAGGAACCAGCACGGGAGGTCTAATTGCTGCCATGTTAACCGCTCCTGATGATAATCAAACCAAACGACGACCACTATACATGGCGAAAAATATAGTTCCATTTTATTTAAAGCATTGTCCTAAAATATTTCCTCAGAGCTA TGGAATGATTATGAGAATCAAAGCTTTGTTGGGACCAAAGTATGATGGTAAGTACTTCAGAAAGCTAATTCGGACAATACTTGGGGATCGAAGGCTACATGAGACCGTAACTCGTGttgttattcctacttttgATATTCATTTGCTCCAACCCGCCGTCTTCTCAACTTTTGAg GCGGAGATTGATAGTTCTAAGGATGCTTTGTTATCTGATGTTTGCATCAGTACTTCTTCAGCTCCTACTTATTTTCCTGCTTATCAATTCAAGACTAAGAATTCTCAAGGAAATGATAGAGAATTTCACCTTATTGATGGTGGAATAGCAGCGAATAATCCT GCGTTACTGGCCATGAAACCGACCGGAACAGTGTTCCCTGGTGATCCCGCTTCGTTGCCGGAACAAACTCTGGATTACGAGAAGTATATGGTGCTTTCGTTAGGGACGGGTACGTCAAAAATTGAGAAGAAATACAATGCAAAAATGGCAGCAAAATGGGGAATTCTAGGGTGGCTTTATAAAGAAGGAAAATCTCCATTAGTTGATGCATTTACTTGTGCTAGTAGTGACATGGTTGATCTTCATATGTCTTTAATTTTTCGATCTATTAGATGTGATCGCAACTATCTTCGCATCCAG GATGACACGTTGAGTGGGGACACATCTTCAACAGACAAAGCAACTCAGAAAAATTTGGAGGATCTTGTAAAAATTGGTGAAAGGATTTTAAAGAAACCAGTTTCAAGTGTTAATAAAGATAGTGGGATTTTTGAACCAGTTGAAAATGAAGGAACTAATGAAGAAGCTCTTATCAG ATTTGCAAGAATTCTATCTGAAGAGAGGAAGCTTCGTAAGCGGAATTTAAATGTGACCAGCAACTCAAGGCTAACTCATGTTAATTGA